GGCGCATCTAGCGCTGCATTTGCAGCAGGTACTGAAGGTGGTGGTGCTGCAGGTGGTGGCGCTGGTGCAGGCGGTGGTGCTGCAGGTGGTGGTGCTGCTGCTGGTGGTGGTGCAGGTGTTGGTGCTGGTGTTGGCGGTACTGTTGCTGGTGTAACTGGTGGTATTGTTGCTGGTGCGGTAGCTATTTCTGTATCAGAAAGCACAGAAACAACTAACACTACGACTAATACTGCTAGCTAAGAACTCTTCTAAGCTAGGCTAAGCCCTGTTCATTCAGGGCTTTTATTTTAGAGCCCTACCTATGCGCAATTCACTTTTCCTGTTTGTTTGCCTACTCGCACTATCTGGCTGCACCAACAAGATGCAAGACGTTAATAGTACAATAGCCGCTTATTACGATAGTTTTCATGATATTCAACTTCCCGAGCAAGAGCTAAGAGATCTCCCATACTCCAGTGCTTATCTACGCCTTGATGACAACAAGCAAATCTTTATTGTCTTGGCCTTTGCTGATATTAACCCCGAAACAGGTACCAATAGGCTGACGTGGATCGCTTCTGATAAAGCAATGATCACTACCGAAAATGGCCGAATAGTAAAAACTGCGTTTTTGGAAGGTGATGACCTGACTTGGTTTGAAGGGCTAGAAGGTGAGGCAGCTCCTGTTTACAGCGCCAAACAATGGCAAGCAATCTATGACTGGAGCCCAAATTATCGTTCTGGATTTATTGCTAATATAGCTACCACACAGCTTGAAGATGATATTATTGAATCTCCACTATGGCGCTTTTCTGCTAAGCACTATTTAGAAACCGTCACCATCGGCGACCAAGAGTTTACCAATCAATACTGGATTGATAGCAACCAAAAAGTAGTGAAAACCATCCAATATCTTGGCCCAGATATGCGCCGCATTGAAATGACTATATTAAAAACCTATCAAAAATAACTAGGACAGCATTATGAAATGGCTAGCATGGATAAGCTTAGTCTCGGTTGGGTGTTTTGCCTCCCCTATCTCGATCGAGCTGCCCAATCAAAACAAGACTATCACCTACCAACAGCCCGTTAGGCTGTCGCAAATATTAAATGACGCCTACCAGCAGTTAGATTATTGGCCTTATGAACTCAACTCTAAACTTGTAGAGACTCAGGCAAATGATGAGATCATAACGCTTAGAGATGACATATTATCTGAACTAGATCTGCTACAGACTAACTCGGCCAAAGCGTTGATAGAGCAACTTTCTCAGTTTGAATACCGCAAAGTAGTCCCTATACAACTGGGCTTTAATCACATACGTGTTTACGACCGTGACAACCCACTCATCAGTAATAACCATTCATTAGAGTTAACCAAGCGAAGCAACTTATTTGGCTTAGTTGGTTTAGTACCAAAACCTATATTTATTCCACTGCGGTCTGGTGCAAACCTATCTGACTACTTAGAGACCATAGAACATTTTGAATCGGCAGATTTAGCGAAACCTTTCATCATTCAACCAGATGGACACATCACTCAGGCCCATATCGGCCATTGGCAAAACAAGCTTTTTTACCCAGCTTCCAATGCAATCGTTTTTATCGGTATTGAAGGTGAAGACGAGCTCAATCTTAAAATCGCTAACCTACTTCGTTACGCAGTGGTGAAACAATGAAAAAGACCCTCATCAGCTTAGCTGTTTTAGCTGCCTTGCCGACTATGGCAGGGACGTTTCAACCACCTCAGTTTACGCCATCTCAAATGGATTTTGGTGGCACGGGCCTGATGCAAATGCCTTCTGGACGAGTCTCACCAGAAGGTGAATTTAGCCTCAACTTTAATGATAACAATGAGTATCAGTTTTACAGTGTTTCGCTGGCACTAATGCCTTGGCTTGAATCCACCATTCGCTACACCATAGTGCCAAATGTGAGGTACAGCAGTGATGACTCCTTTAGTGGCGATAATCCCTATGCAGACAAAGGTATTGATGTAAAAGTTAGATTGCTTGAAGAAAGTGATCTATTACCTGAAGTGTCTGTCGGTATTCGGGATTTTGGTGGTACAGGACTTTTTGATGGCGAGTTTATTGCCGCCTCTAAGAAGTATGTACATCAAGATTATGGGGTATTTGACTTTACGTTAGGGCTTGGGTTTGGGTATATGGGAACTCGAAGCAATATTACCAACCCATTTTGTAAAGCTAGTGACGGGTTTTGCTCACGCAATACAAGTTTTGGTGGTAACGGTGGAATGATCGATAGTCAGCGTTGGTTCCGTGGCCCGGCAGCTGTTTATGGTGGGGTAGAATACCAAACACCCTACCAACCTCTAGTTATCAAACTAGAGTACGATGGAAATAACTATTCAGAAGAATGGGCAACGTCTGCAACCAGCATCTTCTATCCAGTAAATATGACACCACACACCCCATTTAATATAGGGGTAAATTATGCCTTAACTAGCGTCATTGACTTACGCTTAGCCTATCAACGTGGTGATACACTCACAGCTGGTGTAACAATACACACCAACTACAACGACATCACTAGTCATTGGGTGGATGACCCAGCACCAAGGCCATCAGAACAAAGGCCAAAATCCGTAGAAGAAGTAGACTGGGCTGCGCTTGAGCAAGAAGTTGCCAAAGTAGCGGGTTACAAAGAGGCAAGTATATATCTCGAGGGTGATACGGTTACCGTTCGAGGCGAACAGAAAAAGTATCGTGACCGAGAGCTAGCCCATGAAAAAGCTGCAGCAGTATTAAGTAATGCTCTACCAGAAACCATATCTACCTATCACTTGGTTGAAACTAAACAAGACTTAGCTCTAACTGAGACAGAGGTTGACGCTGGCAAATATCAAGATATTGCAAACGTTGCTTATATCAACCCTAAGATTTCCGATGCCACAACCCAAAGCGCCCCAAAGAAAGAGTATGGCGAAAAGC
This portion of the Vibrio sp. SCSIO 43136 genome encodes:
- a CDS encoding YjbF family lipoprotein; amino-acid sequence: MRNSLFLFVCLLALSGCTNKMQDVNSTIAAYYDSFHDIQLPEQELRDLPYSSAYLRLDDNKQIFIVLAFADINPETGTNRLTWIASDKAMITTENGRIVKTAFLEGDDLTWFEGLEGEAAPVYSAKQWQAIYDWSPNYRSGFIANIATTQLEDDIIESPLWRFSAKHYLETVTIGDQEFTNQYWIDSNQKVVKTIQYLGPDMRRIEMTILKTYQK
- a CDS encoding capsule biosynthesis GfcC family protein, whose product is MKWLAWISLVSVGCFASPISIELPNQNKTITYQQPVRLSQILNDAYQQLDYWPYELNSKLVETQANDEIITLRDDILSELDLLQTNSAKALIEQLSQFEYRKVVPIQLGFNHIRVYDRDNPLISNNHSLELTKRSNLFGLVGLVPKPIFIPLRSGANLSDYLETIEHFESADLAKPFIIQPDGHITQAHIGHWQNKLFYPASNAIVFIGIEGEDELNLKIANLLRYAVVKQ
- a CDS encoding YjbH domain-containing protein, with the protein product MKKTLISLAVLAALPTMAGTFQPPQFTPSQMDFGGTGLMQMPSGRVSPEGEFSLNFNDNNEYQFYSVSLALMPWLESTIRYTIVPNVRYSSDDSFSGDNPYADKGIDVKVRLLEESDLLPEVSVGIRDFGGTGLFDGEFIAASKKYVHQDYGVFDFTLGLGFGYMGTRSNITNPFCKASDGFCSRNTSFGGNGGMIDSQRWFRGPAAVYGGVEYQTPYQPLVIKLEYDGNNYSEEWATSATSIFYPVNMTPHTPFNIGVNYALTSVIDLRLAYQRGDTLTAGVTIHTNYNDITSHWVDDPAPRPSEQRPKSVEEVDWAALEQEVAKVAGYKEASIYLEGDTVTVRGEQKKYRDRELAHEKAAAVLSNALPETISTYHLVETKQDLALTETEVDAGKYQDIANVAYINPKISDATTQSAPKKEYGEKQADGFERLDYGLAPNLRQSFGSAEDFYLYAFGINANASYWLTRNLQLSGGIYLNLIDNYDQLSYITPVDGVVGPPRVRTMVRAYVSDNVARMNSLQLTWFDQYGSDFYHQMYGGYLEMMFAGVGTEVLYRPRGSNWAVGADINLISQRDPETWFGVYDQPNQSNPDYGRDFIVLDKGTTGFVSAYYMPEWSFLENTLFKVDVGQFLAQDKGVRLDFSKQFKSGIIAGAYASKTDMSVEDFGEGSFTKGFYISIPFDVMTVKPSNQRALLGWQPITRDGGQKLNRQHELFSETDAVSPWFSRP